From the genome of Candidatus Methylomirabilota bacterium, one region includes:
- a CDS encoding hydroxymethylglutaryl-CoA lyase gives MKLPERVRICEVGPRDGFQIEPEFIPTEHKIEAVNLLAEAGLPRIEVTSFVHPKVVPQLRDAEEVMARIRRRPGTRYSALVPNDKGAVRAVDAGVDEIHTVVSASESHNLANVNMTIAESIDKLRAVMQVAERARIPVACGISTSFGCPFEGEVPLGQLERVVRRLVDIGARAIGLADTTGMANPRQVARTLEHLMPRSPGLEWTLHTHDTRAMAIPNILAAMDCGVTHFDSSIGGLGGCPFAPGASGNVCTEDLVHCLQAMGVETGIDLDRLIAASRRVQEIVGRMLPGQIVKAGKSDRRYPLPDGVAARLPKAV, from the coding sequence ATGAAGCTGCCGGAGCGGGTGAGGATCTGCGAGGTGGGGCCGCGGGATGGATTCCAGATCGAGCCCGAGTTCATCCCGACCGAGCACAAGATCGAGGCGGTCAACCTGCTCGCCGAGGCGGGCCTGCCCCGCATCGAGGTGACCTCCTTCGTGCACCCCAAGGTGGTGCCGCAGCTGCGCGACGCCGAAGAGGTCATGGCCCGGATCCGCCGGCGCCCCGGCACCCGCTACTCCGCCCTGGTGCCCAACGACAAGGGCGCGGTGCGCGCGGTCGACGCCGGCGTGGACGAGATCCACACGGTTGTGTCGGCCAGCGAAAGCCACAACCTCGCCAATGTGAACATGACCATCGCCGAGTCGATCGACAAGCTCCGGGCGGTGATGCAGGTGGCCGAGCGCGCGCGGATACCCGTGGCCTGCGGCATCTCCACGTCGTTCGGCTGCCCGTTCGAGGGCGAGGTGCCGCTCGGCCAGCTCGAGCGCGTCGTCCGGCGCCTGGTGGACATCGGGGCGCGGGCCATCGGCCTCGCCGACACCACCGGCATGGCCAACCCGCGCCAGGTCGCGCGGACGCTCGAGCACCTGATGCCGAGGTCCCCCGGCCTCGAGTGGACGCTCCACACCCACGATACCCGCGCGATGGCCATCCCCAACATCCTGGCCGCGATGGACTGCGGCGTGACCCACTTCGACAGCTCCATCGGCGGCCTCGGCGGCTGCCCGTTCGCGCCGGGCGCCTCCGGCAACGTCTGCACCGAGGACCTCGTGCATTGCCTGCAGGCGATGGGGGTGGAGACCGGCATCGACCTGGACCGGCTGATCGCGGCCTCCCGGCGCGTGCAGGAGATCGTGGGCCGGATGCTGCCGGGCCAGATCGTCAAGGCGG